TTTCTCCCTTCCGTTCAAGAAGAATGGTCACCGGCTCACCCTTGCTGTGGCTGATAATATCGGAGACATCGGTCCAGCTCATGGTGTCCTGATCGTTCAGGGAAAGAATCCGGTCTCCCGGTTCGATGCCCGCCCGGCTGGCCGGAGATTCGGCGGTGATCCCGCCGATCACCGTATTGTCAACCGGGGTGGGAAGACCGGCGATGGCGAAAATCATAAAAAAGAGAAAGACCGCGAACAGGAGGTTGAACAAAGGCCCGCCGAAAACAATGAGAAAACGCTGCCAGACCGGTTTGTCGGAAAAAGAGCGGGCCTTGTCCTCGGGAGCTACTTCCTCGCTTGGCTGCTCGCCGAGCATTTTCACATAGCCGCCCAGCGGAAAGGCGCTGAGCAGATACTCGGTTTCACCGGCAAAAAAGCCGGTGACTTTGGGGCCGAAACCGAGGGAGAATTTCAGGACTTTGACCCGGAAGAGTTTGGCGAAGAGGAAATGGCCGAATTCATGAACGAAGATGAGCAGGCCAAGGACGATGATAAAAGAGATCACTGAATTCATGGTTTTGTTTAACTTGAGATTAGAGTTGATTCTGTCTGATATTCCCGCATTCTGTGTTGCAGAAGAAACCGCTCATTTTGGCGATTGAAGGATTCAGTCGGCAGAATTAAGTAGTTTGAATGCAATTTTCGCATTCAATTTCATACGGTTATTTCGTCGTTCCGGAGTTAACCCGAAATGTCGTAATGTGGCCTAAAAATTGAAATTTTCTAAAATAATAAGTTTTCAGCTCGTACCTTTCAACTGACTATACTTGATATGCAGAGATTCAACCACCGATTCGGCGAGAACTCTCGCTTCGATGTCGGCGGCCAGGATGTTTTCCAGGGTGGAGGCGTCACCCGCTTCCATTCTGCTCACGGTTTCAGAAACGGTCAGTGAGATCTCGGGAAATCTGATCCGGCCGTCGAGGAAGGCATTGACTGCGACCTCATTGGCGGCGTTCAATGCCGCCGGCAAGGTCCCCCCGCGTTTGCAGACCTGATAGGCGAGTTTTAAAGCCGGGAACTTTTTAAAATCGGGGGCCAGGAACTGGAGATCAGGAGCCTTGGCCAGATTCAGGCGGGGCAGCGGCAGTTTCAATCTTTCCGGGAAGGTGAGGGCGTATGCGATGGGAATCTTCATGTCCGGGAC
The window above is part of the Pseudomonadota bacterium genome. Proteins encoded here:
- the rseP gene encoding RIP metalloprotease RseP; its protein translation is MNSVISFIIVLGLLIFVHEFGHFLFAKLFRVKVLKFSLGFGPKVTGFFAGETEYLLSAFPLGGYVKMLGEQPSEEVAPEDKARSFSDKPVWQRFLIVFGGPLFNLLFAVFLFFMIFAIAGLPTPVDNTVIGGITAESPASRAGIEPGDRILSLNDQDTMSWTDVSDIISHSKGEPVTILLERKGEKLTITATPEILPSRNLFGEEVEKRYMLGIVRSDEVTYEKISIIEAIFAGFNQTWGFIYLTLLGIVKMIQSVIPASELGGPILIAQLAGKQMEAGWMNLIYFMGLISVNLGILNLFPIPILDGGHLMFFTYEAIRRKPVSLRAQEICQQFGLVILASLMVFVFYNDLVRVFTTG